A stretch of the Glycine soja cultivar W05 chromosome 13, ASM419377v2, whole genome shotgun sequence genome encodes the following:
- the LOC114381045 gene encoding developmental protein SEPALLATA 1-like isoform X2 yields the protein MGRGRVELKRIENKINRQVTFAKRRNGLLKKAYELSVLCDAEVALIIFSTRGKLYEFCSTNSMLKTLERYQKCSYGAVEVSKPGKELESSYREYLKLKARFESLQRTQRNLLGEDLGPLNTKDLEQLERQLDSSLKQVRSTKTQFMLDQLADLQNKEHMLVEANRSLTMKLEEINSRNQYRQTWEAGEQSMSYGTQNAHSQGFFQPLECNPTLQIGSDYRYNPEASEQQLAATTQAQQVNGFIPGWML from the exons ATGGGGAGGGGAAGAGTGGAGCTCAAAAGGATAGAGAACAAGATAAACAGGCAGGTAACGTTTGCAAAGAGGAGAAATGGGCTTCTCAAGAAAGCCTATGAGCTTTCTGTTCTCTGTGATGCTGAGGTTGCCCTCATCATCTTCTCTACCCGCGGCAAGCTTTATGAATTCTGTAGCACCAACAG CATGCTCAAAACACTTGAAAGGTACCAAAAGTGCAGCTATGGTGCAGTTGAAGTCAGCAAACCTGGCAAAGAGCTTGAG AGCAGCTACCGTGAGTACTTGAAGCTGAAAGCAAGATTTGAATCTCTTCAAAGGACCCAAAG GAACCTTCTTGGTGAAGACTTGGGCCCACTAAATACCAAAGATCTTGAGCAGCTTGAGCGGCAACTGGATTCATCTCTCAAGCAAGTGAGGTCCACAAAG ACTCAGTTCATGCTGGACCAGTTAGCTGATCTTCAGAATAAG GAGCATATGTTGGTAGAAGCAAACAGATCTTTGACCATGAAG CTGGAAGAAATCAATTCAAGAAACCAGTATAGGCAAACATGGGAAGCTGGTGAGCAAAGTATGTCATATGGTACACAAAATGCTCACTCCCAAGGCTTTTTCCAGCCTTTGGAGTGCAACCCCACATTGCAGATAGG TTCTGACTACAGGTACAACCCTGAAGCCTCAGAGCAGCAGCTAGCTGCCACAACTCAAGCTCAACAAGTCAATGGATTTATTCCTGGATGGATGCTTTGA
- the LOC114381045 gene encoding developmental protein SEPALLATA 1-like isoform X1 — MGRGRVELKRIENKINRQVTFAKRRNGLLKKAYELSVLCDAEVALIIFSTRGKLYEFCSTNSMLKTLERYQKCSYGAVEVSKPGKELEQSSYREYLKLKARFESLQRTQRNLLGEDLGPLNTKDLEQLERQLDSSLKQVRSTKTQFMLDQLADLQNKEHMLVEANRSLTMKLEEINSRNQYRQTWEAGEQSMSYGTQNAHSQGFFQPLECNPTLQIGSDYRYNPEASEQQLAATTQAQQVNGFIPGWML, encoded by the exons ATGGGGAGGGGAAGAGTGGAGCTCAAAAGGATAGAGAACAAGATAAACAGGCAGGTAACGTTTGCAAAGAGGAGAAATGGGCTTCTCAAGAAAGCCTATGAGCTTTCTGTTCTCTGTGATGCTGAGGTTGCCCTCATCATCTTCTCTACCCGCGGCAAGCTTTATGAATTCTGTAGCACCAACAG CATGCTCAAAACACTTGAAAGGTACCAAAAGTGCAGCTATGGTGCAGTTGAAGTCAGCAAACCTGGCAAAGAGCTTGAG CAGAGCAGCTACCGTGAGTACTTGAAGCTGAAAGCAAGATTTGAATCTCTTCAAAGGACCCAAAG GAACCTTCTTGGTGAAGACTTGGGCCCACTAAATACCAAAGATCTTGAGCAGCTTGAGCGGCAACTGGATTCATCTCTCAAGCAAGTGAGGTCCACAAAG ACTCAGTTCATGCTGGACCAGTTAGCTGATCTTCAGAATAAG GAGCATATGTTGGTAGAAGCAAACAGATCTTTGACCATGAAG CTGGAAGAAATCAATTCAAGAAACCAGTATAGGCAAACATGGGAAGCTGGTGAGCAAAGTATGTCATATGGTACACAAAATGCTCACTCCCAAGGCTTTTTCCAGCCTTTGGAGTGCAACCCCACATTGCAGATAGG TTCTGACTACAGGTACAACCCTGAAGCCTCAGAGCAGCAGCTAGCTGCCACAACTCAAGCTCAACAAGTCAATGGATTTATTCCTGGATGGATGCTTTGA